A window of Macrotis lagotis isolate mMagLag1 chromosome 1, bilby.v1.9.chrom.fasta, whole genome shotgun sequence genomic DNA:
ctcaagccttcctgatACCAGGCCCAGTGCCTTATCCAGAATCATTAGTTTTCTCAATAGCAACATAAGTTACCTGAAATTTCAATAATTAGGCACATGGAGGGAAAAATAACTTTcatgaagaattttattttgaaaggtCTACTGTCCTAGTTTTTCAGATACTTTGGCCAAATTCCAGGCTGAGGGACACTCCTGAAAACAGTGTGGAGTACAGGGTTCAGCATATAGAAGGTATTTAACAaatgctgttttctctctctctctctctctctctctctctctctccttaaaatGTGATTTCAAGTAAAAGGGGAATAGACATATAATCTGGGGATTAGGCTGGTGTCTATCTTTGACCTAAGGTATGAACACAGTTTCTACTTTAACATTTTCCCAAAATTTTACTCACTTTCTTGACTCATCCTTTAAGAGAGGATCTAGACTGGGACAATATGCTTTGTATGGAtattcaaattactttgtatgtataataaaaacatttctagataaaaaatatgttttataacctgacctttcctacctttccagtctttgaATGCCTTATTCACCCTCATGTATGCAGTGATTGACCTCCAGGCTATTTCTTTTAGATCTTCCATCTACTCTCTCCATGAATTTGCACTCTTAATTATGCCCTGAATTCTTCCTCATGTCAACTTCCAGGCTTATTTCAAGACTCACTTAAAATCCTACCTCCTATGAGACTTCCATTTCAGTCTATCTGTGGCGTGAGTCTACATAACTGTTTGTCTGCTGTCTTTCCCATCAGACTGTGAACTACTTGAAAACAGAACTATCTagtgcctttctttgaatctctacTACTTAGCACAaagtaggtgctgaataaatgcttgttgactgatctAAGTTTGGCCTTAAAGAAGAGAGATGTGATTGtacttccctctttcttttcaatAAATATGGAATGCTATTTGTAACTCCctatttggtttgttttgttgaattgctttcttcttcctcttcctgttctgttctttttataAAAGATGGCTGTCCAAGTAAGGCGGGGTCAGAGAGATATTGGAGAAGATGTTATAAGAACAAAAGAGAGCCAGTGAAATAAAAACAGGTTTGAAAACATCTTTTACTTACCCAATTGAACGTAACTTGAAGTTTCTTTGGTCAATAGATAGTACTTTTACTTCCTAAGGAGAAAGagtagaaggaaaaggagacTTATATTTCTAGATAAAAATAATCAGGGTCATCAGAAGCCTTCCCCcaagggaagggaattcaaataTTAAGAGCAAATTATGTTTCAGTAAAAAATTGGGATGATTTCTCTGAAACAACATCTTTTTGCATATTTGCATAAATGGTCTCAATTAGTTTAGCTTTAAATAATCTATGAACTACAATTTTGAGATCAGTCAACAGTGCAAAATGGCAGCCACAAAACTAATCTTAGCAGCACTGAGAAGCCCAGTTCTAGGATTATGGAAGTCACAGTCAACTGCTTAGAATACATCTGGAATACTGGATTCAGTTTTAGGTATATTTTAGAAGTTTTTGATAAACAAGAGAATGCTCACTAGAGAGCAATCAGGTGAAAGGCTTTAAGGTTCATGACTTATAGATTAGCTGAAGAAGTGGGGATgtttgaggtggctaggtggcatagtggatgaagcaccagccctggagttaggagtacctaggttcaaatctggtctcagacacttaataattacctagctgtgtggccttgggcaagccacttaaccccgtttgccttgcaaaaaaaaaaaaaaaaaactaaaagaaaaagaattggggatgtttactttggaaaagagaagattcttGGAACAGGACAGCTATCATCAAGTACTGGAAGGTTAATCTGATGTCAtgtgttaaaagaaataatagaagaatCTGCAACAATGAGTTTAAACTGCAGAGCCTGCCCTTAGGTTTGATGCCAAGAAGTAATTCCTAACAAGAGCTCTCTAGAAGTGACATGGGCTGCCTCAGGAGTTCTAGGTTCCTTTTTCTCCTGCAGGCATTCTGACCAAAAACTAGATAATCAAAAATGTCTATGAGAGTGTAAAGGGGAATCATTCAGACATAGGTTGGACAATATGACTTCTGAGGTAACTCCACTTCTGAAATTCTGTGCAGTGGACCAAAAAACCCCTCTGCTTAGTAGAAGAGAAAATCATGACTTACCCGAGGTATGAAGAATTCATCGGCACTAAATTTATAAAGCCACTCAtccaaaaagtgaaaaagaagagaCTGCAGGTCATCTCCTACAAAGTCAAATCACAAAGAGTTATAAATTTGCTGTTCTTCAGATTCAGAAATGATTTTTCCtacaaagagatcattaaaaagggaaaagactcacatgtacaaaaatattcagagcagctctttttctggtgacaaagaactggaaattggggaatggctgaacaagtagtgatataagaatgaaatgaaatattactgtactataaaaaaaatgtttgggggtggctaggtggtacagtagataagagcactggccctggagtcaggagtacctgagttcaaatccagcctcagacacttaataattacctagctttgtggccttgggcaagccacttaactccattgccttgcaaaaaaaaaataaaatgctgaacaggcagatttcagaaaaacccggaaagacttacattaactgatactgagtgaaatgaacagaatgaagagaactttgtacacaataacaacactGAGTGATGACCAGTTATAatagacttggctcttctcagcaatgcagtgatcaaacaaaattctaaaagacttgagataGAAAATGCCATCACATCCagagaattatggagtctgaatacaaatcaaaataaactattttctcttttttgttctgactcttctttcacaccatgacGAATATGAAATATGTGTAACGTCACTGtgcatttataacctatatcagattatttgctatcttagggtggggaagggaagggtggaagaaaactttacaaaaatgaatgctgaatactatctttatatataattggacaaataaattaataaaaatataaagaggggcagctaggtggcgcagtgggtagagcactgaccctggagtcaggagtacctgagttcaaatccagcctcagacatttaattacctagctgtgtggccttgggcaagccacttaaccccattgccttgcaataaataaatgaatgaatgaatgaatgaatgaatgaatgaatgaatgaataaagataaaaagaaaagaaaaaatataaagaactaaagacaaagaaaaaagtatattacaaacctaaaatttaaaaaaagaaatgatctttttaacaaataagtttatatccattttatatttatattttttcattctgacAACAGTTTATCATATAGGACTGCATAaatttcatgaagaaaaaaaaagtcttatcttTTCCTCACTCCAGTCCCAGCACAGTATATGTACTTAGTATGTTTGATAAGTCAATGAACAGGAAATAGGGAAACTAAGAACTTCCACGTTTTCTACCATGAATGAAATCAGTAATCAACTACATGTTTGCATATGTCAACATGAGAAGAAGAATAAGTTTGGCTAATTAGCTTTTGGGGGGCTTATACCGTCAAATTTTCCTAACACGTTCAATGACATGAAATGATGCACACGTACAGTAATTCCCTCTTTGCAGAATGCACTtattcttaggaaaaaaagaatacgaaaaataaattttagcagtacctcttgttttgtttttttttaaccacacaGGCCTTTCCCTTATGCTACCCCAGTGAGCAAAGTAGGGCAAAGTGAAAATCTGGTGCTGGGctaggagttaggaagacctgagttcaaatcttgcctcaaacacATATTTCTTAGCTGGggatcctaggaaagtcacttaattgcttatctccctcagttttctcaactgtaaaatggggatcacacTAATACGTTTCTCAAAACACAGTAGATGAATAACAAATCTTTATTCCTTCCCCTGCCTTGAAATAATCACTCAGTGTGACTGATAACGTGGCCACATCTGACTGCACATGTACCTTCTATTCCCAGTGTACTCTCCCTTGGGCAGTGAAACCAAAGTTTAACCCCAATCCAGATGCCTTTGTTTTGTAAGAAAAATGTGTGTTTACCTTCAGCTTCCACTTCAACTGTTTGGAGAGGTTCAACAGTTCCTGTGTCTGTCATGTAACCAAACATGGCCATTGCGCACTGTTCAAATGCTTCTTCCAATGTGTCTCCCCAAGCATGTAACCTATGGAGATGGGATCAAGTCACCCCGGCAAAAGAATCACTTCAGGGCAAAGAGGTAGCCAACTAGGGTGAGTACAAAGACTAACTGCACTGCTACCAGTGCTTCGAAGCCACCACTTTTCTAGCCCAGAGGAACCAGATTAGGGAGGAGAAATGAGGATGAGACTAGCCATACAGAACCTCCCTTTTAGTTTCAATTTAAATGTAGATTTTCAAAGGAATACATATATTATAGAGAGAGACTTTATGCCTTCACATTCCAGTAATACTCACTGTACATCAGCTGTGTGATCCAGATCTAGGGGAGGGAAAAATACTAATGAGATTCTAAATCTGATGTTCACATAAGATACAAAAATTACAATTAgttcattattataaaaatactaAACTCTGATGAAGATTAACAGAATACTATATACCTCATGCCCTATTACCAATTTGTACATAGTTACTTTAAAAGATTTAACTCTATCTGGTTACATGCTATTCAGTAGCTGTATCAGACAGCACAGAACAGCAGACAGAGTTGACCTCAGAATCAAGGAGTACTGGATGCCTCTGCCACATATGGAGGTGGGGGCAAGTCATCAATCAAACTCAGCTCCCCAGACAACTGTTTAAAGCTATAAATTGCTGAGAAGGTGATAATCTGCAATGGAAGTTCCTTATCCAGAAGCctccacactgatgaaattatgGGTTCAATTTAAAATTGGTATCATTAGATTCAACAAGTCAAACTTGTAACTAACATAACTGACAATTCCTGCAGCGAATAGCAGGAACTCTGATTTCTCAGTGATCTGGAGATTATCTAAGAAATTATCAtttcttagtaaaaaaaaaaaaaaaaaaaaattatatatatatatatatatatatatatatatatatatatatatataaccaagtGGTTTCCTGTCATTAGTAAACAAAAAGACAGAACAGTGTTCCCTAGTTGATTTTCCCCCAACatggaaaattaaattttttactaAGCATATTCTAGGTACTATGTCAATCAAGGAACATACCTCTatggaaaataaatggaaagctttctctaaattttgattttttttaaacttagcaCTAGATAAGAAAATTTTCTCATTAATAGAAACCATAGAAGCATTCAAAACTACATTTTACATTCACAAAGTATGATAGGCTAAACAATTTCTAATGTCTCTAAAGAGTTTTGCTCAAAGACAAAACACTGAAGTAGCAATGAAACAAACACAAATTAATGACTGCtgtcagaggaaagaatgagaataatttttgtTAAGGAAGGCAACATAATGGGATCGAATGGACTAGGAAATAAAAGACTTCATTTTtagtctcagttttgtcattatCTACCTGTATAAATTCAATTGCTACTATTTCCTTTGtggttcagtttctttatctttaaaaataggaatgatacCTTCCCTACTTCACTAGATGGTTTTGAGGTACAAATTTGTATTATCTTTCACATTTGTTCCTTCCATTCTCACTATCATTAGCCAGTCCTTCCTTTAGTTTATTAGAAACTTCaaagtattatataataatagttggcatttagctatataaatgttatagtcATTACATACTAAGTTACTTAGTCTTCTTGCCTCCATACTTCTCCCCTTCTAAATCATTCTACAATTAATTCAGTGCTAGattcttttgaaaacaatttaagaaaattattcaaTTGTTCCTCCAcaggataaaattcaaattctttaggtgatcaataaatattgattaaatacAATAATGATTAAGTAATATTTATGTGAGTGAATAGTATAGTGGTATTCTATACCATAACTTAATTTAATCAAAAATAGCACCTCAAATAAGGACCAGGATATTTAACTATCCTAAAACAAATGGCGACCAAGGTGAATAATCCTTCCACTCAAGAATATGACCACTCTAATGAGAAGAATAGGAGACAAAATAGGGCCAGAGTGCCTTCTAAAGTCTTTATTTAAGGAGGGCATCCATATCATTTTTTCCCACCCCACTgctctcctgacttcaagatctCCCAAAAGTCATCATCCTGCAAGATTAGACTAATTCTGAAATTCACAGTTCCTTAGTGTCCCTTTCCCTGGGGTCCCTGGAGTGTGGACACTGAAGATCGCCTGCCAGATCATCTGGTACATCCATTTAAGCCCAAGGCAGTCATCTCATTATTTCTCTATAGGCTTCAGGACTTCAGTATCCATTAGATTTTGAGTGCCTAGAAGGTCCTATTTTGAATACCCAGTGCTTATTAGTACAGctattgatatttgtccttcattttcctagaagaccatgacatcagggaggtaatgccctGACAAACAAGtatattggatttgagtgagggggaactgtgctaagtccccagcctcactttcacttttagaatgactagagatggctccAGATGGAAGATCcttcttcctgagctcaaatttggcctcagacacaagtTGTGTGATCTGGACAAGTTGCTTAGTattagtgcctagcacatagtagacactttaataaatgttaactgacTGACAAAGAACCAGCTAAAGCTTAAGAAATAACTGAGATGTTCATCTACATACAAAGCATATTGGAAAGAACAAGACACTGGACATCTTCCCTACTCTTTTATGTAGTCTGTTAAGACTATATAGAGCTATTGCAATATTTAGTGGCGCCATGATGCACAAAGCattaggtttggagtcaggaaatttcacctccctgagttcaaatctggcctcagacactagttgtgaaaCCCTAAACCCtgtttaaccctatttgcctcagtttcctaatctgtaaaataagctggagaaggaaatggcaaagtactgcagaatctttgtcaagaaaattccaaatggagtcacaaaaagtcacaCATGATTGAAATACAAGTggactttttatgatttctcctcAGCAAGACTGCCCTGGAGGTTCCAACTATTTGTTCTAGGCTGGCTAGTTTCCAGGTCATTGCACAAATACCTATGATCATTCCCGGTTTTCAAACAGATTGTTTCCTTCAACTGAATGCTGGCTTTCCTCTCCTCTTGTCTAGTCAAAATCTATCTATACTAGCTTATGTTCCCAAACTCATCCTCATCGATCTGCCTTTTCAACAAATTCTTGTAGCAACCTACATTCTTTAAACACCCAATTAACTTATTATACagctttctaattctttcatgaACACTGGTCCTGGGTTCCCAACCAGAACATAAACTCTTTTAAGGTACAATCTTTTGCATATAGTGGTCACTCAAGTATtggttaattcattttttatcccCTGCAATAGACACTAAATAAAATGTCTTTAAATTTACTCAGCAGTTTCTCCTACTTTAGCATAGTAGTGTAGTCCAAAGGAAAGAATGCCAGATTTGGAGTTataatacctgggttcaaattccaagcTCTGCAGAGTCTCTAATACCagtttgatcttggacaagtcacttaatccctctgGGACCATGtccttttatctgtaaaatgaggggtttgaccATTGAtctttgagattccttccaactttaaatctaagATCATGTGACTCTTAACCCAAAACCTctaaaagaactttaaagaaataTACATTAGGGTatatctgtagccagagaaagaacgatggagtttaaacaaaaaccaagggctattaactttaatttaggaaaaaaaaactggtatcttattatctgatcttgctatctcttatactttgtttcttccttaaggatatgatttctctttcctcccattcTATTTGGATCAATgcctaccatggaaacaatgtagagcttggcaaattgccttctgtgggacgGGGGTGGGAAGATTAgggaaaatattgtaaaactcaaaaagatatacatggaggcagctaggtggcgcgatggacagagcaccagcccagaagtcagggagtacctgagttcaaattcgatctcagacatttaataatgacctagctgtgtggccttgggcaagcagcttaaccccattgtcttgcaaaaaaagctaaaagtgaaaaaaaggatgcGGGAGCTCGGAGGCGGGGAGGGACTTGTCTGCAGAGGCATCTCGAGCAGGATACTGGGCACTCCATTTGAGGGTGGGCGTCTCGGGGTTCCCTCGGAGCCTCAGGCtgcctgggggtggggagaagtggCAGCGTCCAAAGTCCCATCAGGGCTGGGGCTCGGGAGGGCCCATTCTGCGCCCTAAGGGGCCCGCCCTCTCTAGGAGAGCCCCAGATCCTAGGGAAGCGCACTCACACTCGTATTTCCGTATGGCCGGTGGGTACTTGGCCTTGATCGCCTTCTGCGCTTCATTTAGGTTGTAGTCCCTCTCGCCTTCCCCGTCCTGAGCCATGACCGCCACGCCCCGGGCTCCACTTCCGCCCTTCGGCGAAGCAGCTTCCGCCCGGAGGCCCCGCCCCGCGACGCGTGCGCTTAAAGGGCCAGGCCTCCGTTGTAGCCATGCCCCTCCGCCACGGCTCGCTGGCCCCGAGACCCTGCCGCGTAGAGGGAGGAGCTAGCCCGGGCGGGCGGCGGCGGAGGGGCTGAGGTAGCCCTCCTCCCCGAGGACGGAAGTGAGGCTTTTCTCAGGAAAGGGCCCGGCCTTCCCTCTCGCCGCAAAGGGAGGGGGTCCGGGGGCCGTCCCGTCGGGGGAGCCCAAATGGAGCCCGAGTTTGAAAATGGCCGCCTCCCGGGGGAGCTCGGAGCCGCTCCGTTtccccgcccccccgccccctCACGTGACTGCCAACCGTTTTCCCGGGCGGCCGGGCTGCGCGCGCTCGCCGCGCTCCGCCATTGGGCCGCGCGGGCGAGGAGAAGGCGGCGCCAGGccgtgggggaggggaggccgcGCGGCCGGCGCCCGCTGATAGGCCTCCTCCCGAGCGCCTTCCGCCCCTCCCCCCTCCGCCTCGGCCCGCTCCGATTGGCCGCCGTTGGCGCGAAGGTGCGCGACTCGGGCCACACGCAGGGGCGGCAGGAAACAATAGAGGCCGCGCGCGCGGAGCGAGCGCCCTCCcgccctccccgccccccgcccctccGCCCTCACCCCCCCTCCGCCGCGCCGCGACCCCGGCAGCCCCCGGCCGCTCCGCCCGCCGCTCCGGCCCCGCCGCCGCGCCCGCCATGGCCGACAAGGAAGGTGAGGGGAGCCCGAGGAGGGAGGGGTGGCGGGCGCGGCGTGCCCGGGAGCCCGGGCCGCCGTCCTGCCCGAGGCCTCTCGGCCGCGTCTGCGCGTCCGGCCCCGGGGAGGAGGCCGGGGGCCGCCGCGGCCCCGCCTGGGCGTGGGGGAGGGGGCGCCGGGGCCGCCGCGGCCGCACGAGGGCCGGGGCAGGATTGGAACACAGGCCCCGGTGCCCCAGCCCTCAGAGCGGCTTCTCTTGGAAGGGCCGGGGCCGGGGTGGGGGGCGGCCGCCCTTCCCCACGCGTCCCCGAACACATCTTCCCCCCCGACTTCTCTCCGTCCCGCCGCCAGGAGACCCCAGAAATGCCCCACTGACGTTGCGGGTCcctcccggcccggcccggcccggccccgccgagCTTCCTAAGCCTCTTCTCCTAATAATCTATTTCTCCACGAGTTTACCCCAAGGATGCACTTCCTTCGCTGATACTGACGTCTTAGCAAGTTCATCGCAGTTCCGATCTCCTACCAGACACCTTTGGAAGCATTTTTGTACTAAACTTCAACTAAACTGGACATTGCCGTACTGAACGGCAGAACTGTAAAAACTTTTCCCCATCTCCCAGGCTGTTAGTGCCGTCTAACTTGAGGCTATCTCATTTCTCCCCACCCTCCAAGAATGTGAGCTTTAATCTTTGTATTCTTAGTATCTTCCTATATTAAGCACACAGTAATGATTGTCAACATAAGTTGGGTCagtcccatttttttttcccaatttccaaAAAGCTTTTTCCAGCCATAAAAACGATGAAATGAGCCCTGGAGTTCATCCCAGTCCCACACAAAAGGGATAGAGGAAAGGTTTGGAGGGTTCacacctactactactactaccaccactagtCCTTCAACATGGAAGAGGACCACACCGACCAACCAAGTGATTGATGgtgtgagttgcacaattatgttgaGAATAGTGAGGTTATGCTGTGCAacgcatccttctcacttgcctttaccagaattgttccacccccccccattcctctTCAGCTTTCGAAGAAAGAAGTGTGTACTGTggataattatttcaaaatatttccacCTAGAATTAACtccacttattttattttttagcagcCTTTGATGATGCTGTAGAAGAACGAGTGAtcaatgaagaatataaaatatggaaaaaaaatactcCTTTTCTCTATGACCTAGTGATGACCCATGCCCTTGAGTGGCCCAGCTTAACTGCACAGTGGCTTCCAGATGTGACCAGGTGATTTGAATATCTTAAGTAGATAAAGGGATTAGGAGTGGTAtcaaaataattagcatttatagagtTTTACTTCAACCCTGGGATGTaggtgtttttattttccccattttactctTGAGGAATCTGAAGCA
This region includes:
- the ZBTB8OS gene encoding protein archease isoform X1, with protein sequence MAMFGYMTDTGTVEPLQTVEVEAEGDDLQSLLFHFLDEWLYKFSADEFFIPREVKVLSIDQRNFKLRSIGWGEEFSLNKHPQGTEVKAITYSAMQVYDEEKPEVFVIIDI
- the ZBTB8OS gene encoding protein archease isoform X2 encodes the protein MAQDGEGERDYNLNEAQKAIKAKYPPAIRKYEYLDHTADVQLHAWGDTLEEAFEQCAMAMFGYMTDTGTVEPLQTVEVEAEGDDLQSLLFHFLDEWLYKFSADEFFIPREVKVLSIDQRNFKLRSIGWGEEFSLNKHPQGTEVKAITYSAMQVYDEEKPEVFVIIDI